From a region of the Bradyrhizobium sp. KBS0727 genome:
- a CDS encoding DNA-3-methyladenine glycosylase I yields MSRSARLHADGKTRCPWPGEDPFYMEYHDTEWGVPEYDDRALYEKLILDGFQAGLSWITILRKRENFRKAFDDFQPEKIARYNEKKVHALMNDAGIVRNRAKIEGAINSAKGYLKIMEEGAGFSKYLWDFVDGKPVVNKFKTTASVPASTPVSIKMSKELAARGFKFVGPTIVYAFMQATGMVNDHLVTCFCHETCSAKLRKPRIKTK; encoded by the coding sequence ATGAGCAGATCCGCGCGCCTGCACGCCGACGGCAAGACCCGCTGTCCGTGGCCGGGCGAAGACCCGTTCTACATGGAATATCACGACACCGAATGGGGCGTGCCGGAATATGACGACCGCGCGCTGTATGAAAAGCTGATCCTGGACGGGTTCCAGGCCGGCCTGTCGTGGATCACGATTCTGCGCAAGCGCGAGAACTTTCGTAAAGCCTTTGACGACTTCCAGCCGGAAAAGATCGCGCGCTACAACGAGAAGAAAGTTCACGCGCTGATGAACGATGCCGGCATCGTCCGCAACCGCGCCAAGATCGAGGGCGCCATCAACAGCGCCAAGGGCTATCTGAAGATCATGGAGGAAGGCGCAGGGTTTTCGAAATACCTGTGGGACTTTGTCGACGGCAAACCTGTCGTGAACAAGTTCAAGACCACCGCCAGCGTGCCGGCCTCGACGCCGGTCTCGATCAAAATGTCAAAAGAGCTCGCCGCACGCGGCTTCAAGTTCGTCGGCCCGACCATCGTCTACGCCTTCATGCAGGCCACCGGCATGGTCAACGACCATCTGGTGACGTGCTTCTGCCACGAAACCTGTAGCGCAAAACTTCGAAAACCCCGCATCAAAACCAAATGA
- a CDS encoding folate-binding protein YgfZ, with amino-acid sequence MKAAFLPDRGVIKVAGEDARNFLNGLVTTDVTLLRPGLGRFGALLTPQGKITTDFLITEAPSGHGGGFLIDVPRPLAAGLATKLGFYKLRAKVVVEDLSDSLGVLAVWDGEPAMKPDLSFADPRHEGLGWRILVPEELAPKVAGLVGADLVDSEAYEAHRIKAGVPRGGLDFMYGDAFPHETNMDRLHGVDFDKGCYVGQEVVSRMQHRGTARTRIVRIVLDDFSPEAGTPVLAGEKTMGIMGSTSGGNGLALLRTDRVADALEAGASLSAGGLAIHLADPDDVRPTPKQTVA; translated from the coding sequence ATGAAAGCAGCGTTCCTTCCGGACCGAGGCGTGATCAAGGTCGCGGGCGAGGATGCCCGGAACTTCCTCAACGGGCTTGTCACCACAGATGTGACGCTGCTGCGGCCGGGCCTTGGCCGGTTCGGCGCGCTGCTGACGCCGCAGGGCAAGATCACGACCGATTTCCTGATCACCGAAGCCCCGTCAGGCCATGGCGGCGGCTTCCTGATCGATGTCCCGCGCCCGCTGGCGGCCGGCCTCGCCACCAAGCTCGGCTTCTACAAGCTGCGCGCCAAGGTCGTGGTGGAGGATTTGTCCGACAGCCTCGGCGTGCTGGCGGTGTGGGACGGCGAACCCGCCATGAAGCCCGATCTTTCATTCGCCGATCCGCGCCATGAAGGGCTGGGCTGGCGCATTCTGGTGCCGGAGGAACTGGCACCAAAAGTGGCCGGCCTCGTTGGCGCCGACCTCGTCGACAGCGAGGCCTATGAGGCGCATCGCATCAAGGCGGGCGTGCCGCGCGGCGGGCTCGATTTCATGTATGGCGACGCGTTTCCGCACGAGACCAACATGGACCGGCTGCATGGCGTCGATTTCGACAAGGGCTGCTATGTCGGCCAGGAGGTGGTGTCGCGGATGCAGCATCGCGGCACCGCGCGCACAAGGATCGTGCGGATCGTTCTCGACGACTTCTCGCCAGAGGCCGGCACACCCGTTCTCGCCGGCGAAAAAACTATGGGCATCATGGGCTCGACATCAGGCGGCAACGGGCTGGCGCTGCTGCGGACCGATCGCGTCGCCGACGCGCTCGAAGCCGGCGCGAGTTTGAGCGCGGGCGGCCTTGCGATCCATCTGGCCGATCCCGACGACGTTCGGCCGACGCCGAAACAGACCGTCGCATGA
- a CDS encoding lipocalin-like domain-containing protein, with amino-acid sequence MEKSPKDTLVGTWVQVSLDTVAADGTRRPLYGENAKGMIIYTSNGYFTLMQASIDLPKLKSGLPSRATPEEAKAVIANSIAYFGKYSLDETSMVLSLDIQASTFANLTGNPSEKRNVTSLTDSELKFNRPFVKDVTLEAVFKRAE; translated from the coding sequence TTGGAAAAATCTCCCAAGGATACGCTCGTTGGCACCTGGGTTCAGGTCTCGCTTGATACTGTCGCCGCTGACGGTACGAGGCGGCCGCTCTACGGTGAAAATGCGAAGGGCATGATTATCTACACCAGCAATGGATATTTCACGCTCATGCAGGCGAGCATCGATCTCCCTAAACTCAAGTCAGGTCTACCATCAAGAGCGACGCCTGAAGAGGCCAAAGCTGTGATCGCCAACTCCATCGCCTATTTCGGTAAGTACTCGTTAGACGAAACCAGTATGGTTCTTAGTCTCGATATTCAGGCCAGCACCTTCGCAAATCTGACTGGCAATCCTTCAGAAAAGCGCAACGTCACTTCACTGACTGATAGCGAATTGAAATTCAACAGACCATTTGTGAAAGACGTAACCCTAGAAGCCGTCTTCAAGCGGGCCGAATAA